ataatacatcaagaataaataattttgtttttaattattcgaGAATTTAGGTCATGACTGCAGAAAACAAGTATCAGTCATAGATTATTACCATGCAGGCGTCCTTCGTTTCTCTTTGGGGTGCATATCATCACCTGCATATCTGTCTGAATTATGAGAATACTTGTACGTTGGTGGGAAATATATCTTCCCTTCCCTCCACCCATCAAATACTCGACCTCGTCTCTGCTCAATCCGAAGCTGTAATGGAAAAAAAACAGGAAAGCAATTTTCATTCAGTATTACCAAAGAAGCAAACAAAATATAACCAAGTATTTTCAAGAACTGAACAGCTAAATCCTCAGAAAACATAAGAAGATATCATACTTGATCTTTCTCTAATAATGCTCTCCAGTTTTGCATTTCAACAAGTGCTTTGGCTGATCGGTATGGCAGTGCAATTCGATAGTTTAGATCTCCGATCCAAATAATTCGACTACAGCAAAAAGAGATTAAACAACAATAGTTAGACAAAAGATATGAACAAGAATTTTTAATTAACTCTTATTACGACAAcagaaaaaaataattcatcTGCAGGTTTGTTGTTAATAATGGGTTAAGAGAAAGAATTCACTTCACCAAAAGGAGAAATGAGGGGGTTTTCATCGAAGCCGGAGAATCTTACTCGTGTTCAAGGATTGTCTCTGGTGATTTCTCCTCGTTGATACCATTAACTCGTGGGAATCTCGTTTTCCTTAGGATCTCCACAACATCAGCATTTCTTCGAAGCTCGTCTCCTTCCTTCTGACCAGACGTCAAGTGACTGCACACAAAGCAAAGGCTGGTCTGATGCAGCAACATGCTCACGGAAATGGATCCCTGCAATAAAAAATGGTACAGCCTCTAAGTCTATTTGTTCAAGAAATGCCCAAATCCAATCTGATCGACTGTaagctaaattattaccttattACCAAGATATCCCATCAATCCTCTACCAACACAAGAAACCTTTATATTCCGAACATGTTCCCGCAGCTCGTTTCGAACCCAAACCGTGAGGAAAACACCAACCATTTGCTTGCTTACCGCTAAACAGTATCTTGCATGTCCAGGCATTGTGTACGGATCTTCCCCCTGTGCATAAGTGCTGTATGACATTGGTGAATGCAGCACTGTACTCGGTGATTCCCCAGGCAAATAATCCTCATCCGACCCCCATCTTGAAAAATCACTTGTCCTCTGACCCCAAGAATAGTCACTTGGCCTACGACTTGAAGAATAGTCGCTCGGTCGATGACCAGAGGAGTAGTCGCTCGGCCTCTGGCTAGAAGAAGAATCACTTGGCCTGTAACCCCATCTCGTACTTGGCTCAAAGTCACTAGTCCGATGACCAAAAATTACTCGGTCACACACACTAAACCTCCTGTCCAGCCGAGGTTGTGGGGTTGACATATCGTTCTCCATTCTCCAGCCTTGTGGCGTCTGGAAGGATCTACGAGGAAAGAAAGTCGAGGCTTTATGTCTGGTAGAACCTTCAAAATCTGCATTCCACTCGGCAACGGGATCAGGGATAGGTGATGGTGTATAGCACACATTGCCTCCACAAGCACCAGGAGCATTGTTTAGTGTTCTTTTTATAAGGGCAAGCCACTTTTTGGCAGGACCATTGTCCTCAGCGACGAGAATGTTACTAGCATTCAGAGGGACTATTTCTTGAAAACTACAACGCAGAAAGAACAACAAATTTCGGATCAAGAACACGGTAAATTTGGTTATTTGTCATTATTGGATCCAAAGTTCGAATCATACCCAAGTACATATATGTCAGCCGGAGGTGCCGAATGTAGCCAATCATCTAAGTTCATATTGCTCGGTGGTGATTTTCCTGCCACGTTCCAGGTAGATGCGAAGACACTGAACCAAGAACCAATTTAAGAACCACAACTAAGAGCAAAAGGAAATAAAATGAATAAGTTGATTAATATAAGCAAACCTATAGTTCTGAATATTTATAATCTGAGGATGATCAAGATAGCCTCTCCCTCGCCTGGATCGAGAACGTGAACGAGAAAAGGAACGCTCTATATTTTTGGTTGAGTTTTCTGCAGAACCAACACAGATAATCTCTTCAAAACCAGTCTCATCAaccaagagaaaggtataatgtATGAAAACATGATatctaatatataaaatagTATGAACGTAATTTATAGTTATAGACAAATCTTTGAACACACTTGCAATTTTCAAACTTTTGGAAGTGTAAACTCAAAGTTAGAAATATGACACTACTGACCAGTTCTAGTTTTCTTGATTGAAGATGGTTCCCTTTCAGAAAAGCTGTTCCTCGACTCCGCATCCCCGCCTAAAGAGAATTATTATGAACACTcagttttctcaaaattaagCAGCAATTTACAATTTCAATTTTGCATTGTTTTTTTAACATAATTTTGCATACAAATATTCGAGAAAGAAAAATTAAGACAGTTAACAAAAGGTCCTTGAAGTTGGAATTTCACcacattcaaattatttttttctttcctttcttttcaACAAGCAGCGTCGGAGCTTGAATTTACTTGATTATGATGAAGAATAAAAAGAAAGCATATAAAAGCCAGAGAGCAATTGTATCTTCCCATAGGATTTCTCAACAGCCGATACCATGttgaaaacattaaaaaataaatttcaaggcACAAAAAATGACAAAATGACAAGAAGGAAGAAGAGATAATCAGAAAACTACAAAACAAATATCGAAAACTCAACCACAAATCCAAATTATTGCTAACCACATGGAAATCATACACTCTTATTCAAGAAAATTGTGTACACACCTCCATGAACCGCTCCATCAGCTTCATAGTCCTCGTTTTTGCATTTGATATTGAACCATTTTCTGATCAGTTTCCTTGACCATGAGAGCTtcaaaatacccaacaaaaatcatttcagcatacaaaaagaaaaatttttgaaattacatttcaaaataaaatatggaaagaaCCTTGCTTTTCTTGGTATTTTCATCTTTCATTGTGCCTCCTATTACTTCATACGGCACTCTCTACACACTTATGCCTTCCCCCTCTCCCAAAAATCTGATCTTTTGCCCCAAAATCAACTCCAAAGAAAGAGAAACCGAAAATCAAAAACACCAATAAGAAGATTCCTTTAAAATTCACAAGTTTTTATGTATCTTCATTAGCTTCCTCGCTTCAATCCCcatgcaaaaacgaaaatttgcAAATGGGCCtcaccaaatttttttaaaaaaatcattcgAACTTCAGCAACCAAGTTTTTCAACATCTCACCCTGAACCCCATCAATCAAGATTCAATCTTTCTTTATGAAATACCTCGGTACTAAACACACAAACGGCCTACACGCACAATACTTGACAATAGGAGGAAGATATAGTAGACTGGGAGTCCAAATTCATCGACACAAATGCGAATGACACAAGAAAACGAGAGGAGAACCAACTTAAGAACAAGACAATGCAAGTATCAAGGAGAGAGATAAAGAAGGAATTCCGAGGGGGGCCTTCCCTTTTTCACCCTTTTTAACAGTGCTCAGCCTCGTTCTCAGTGGCAAAATAATTACAGCAATGCATCGAATTTGAGCAGAATAAAGTGAGCCATCACAGCACCCTCCCACTCTctatctctctctctctcacacacacacccacATGTGTACGCgcgcgtgtgtgtgtgtgcgcgcggCTAGCTTTTTTGAACAGAAGCCATGGCCACCAGTCCCAGCATGACGGAAGAGATAACAGTCATGTCTTTTTACACACATAGGTGACCTATTATGACCAAAATCTTGGCTTAGTCAAACAAATGCATTGAATAAAATCGCttcattattaatttatttcaataaaaattcaatttttttcaaaaaattgaaaaaccaaACTTAAAGATCAAATTTTATTCAGCTGGCGAGGATTAAAGGAATTGGTCAGCAAATTGTAGACTGTCAAGGGAGAgcgaaaattgtttttttttcccaaaaaaaattattatttaaaagttGGCATTGGTCTTGCAAACAAAGTTAAAGCATGCAAAAGCAAATAAAGATAAAGTTTACTCCAATTCAGAAATAGTTGCAAATTACATTTGATATgatctgatttgaatatcggTTGGcttatttcattaaaaaaattattaaaaaataagttGTACTTTGCTTTATACAATATTTCTCGCTTTCTTGGGCTGTGGTGATTGTTGTCTGTGAATTGGAATTTTGGAATGTCTGGAGATTTGTATTGTCAATTATTTGCGTATAAAGTATGATTCTTTACATGTAGGATTTATTTTTTGTGTATTAGTTATTGAAATATGCATTATTATCATGTAAAAAGATCCATATCAAACTTATAAGTAAGATAAAATTAAATCAAAGTTGTATAAATTTATATCaagaatatacatatatatatatataatggacACATACATGTGTGCATACTTATGTGAGCACCGATAATGGGTGATATACATATTGGATGTTGTACATCTACCGTGCATAAATGTGTACAATATATgtccacacacacacatatatattatatatatatgacaaaaatttgtgtgagacggtctcacaggtaatattttgtgagacggatatcttatttgggtcatccatgaaaaatattattttttatgctaagaatattacctTTTGTTGTGAATAATGGTAtggttgactcatctcacagataaagattcatgagatcgtctcataagagacataCTCTATATATGTGTGTGAATTTTTCACAACGTATACTTTGTGTCAGCACATAAAGGAAAATGAGTGTGTGTTATTTCTCATTCAATGCTACTTTGTTGGAATGCTTAATTTGTTTCCTTGATCATGCTCATCACAAATTTAGCAATTTTTAATGGATAAATACCAACAATTTTGATAGATTCAAAATCCGCAAAGTCTATATATTATTTATCGAAATCGATACccccaaaaaaattaaagagttcacaaaatcaattaaataaataaaataattatctaaaaaCAAGAAACCAATTGCAAAAACTTGATCATTATAACATTATTTTAGAATTGTGGTGAAgtaattttcgttttttttttttttggtcgaATATAATTGAATTCAAGAATAGTTCGAAAACGAGATACAAATCAAGAATCTCAACAAGACTTGGCAAAATTCTTGTTAAGATAACCACGAAGCTGGTGGATAGGATGGATTTAATTTGAGAGGGACTAACAATTAATGCGTATTGTAATTAATTGTGaggaatgttttttttttttttttttgtttgaagaATTTGAGGCTGAAAATAGGGTTCTTTAATTTATAGGGAGGGGCAAATGTATCAAGAGAGGGAGATGTGGTCCTTCCTTTTTCCATGCATTAGTTCCCATCACAAGCTGCCAATTTTGTGGGGGCTGTGGCCATTGCATTGACTCGTGAATCTTGTGGATTTGATTTCCCTTACTAggaatatatattaattatttgttaattttttgatctatatatatatatatatatatatacatatatcgttTTTAATGGAGAAATATTGACGAGGTTGGTGTTCATTATTTATATTAGTAAAAGATGCATACGTGTTgcatgtgttattattatttttagtttgatcaaataataataagcaattaacacgaaattattttcaattttgaagcgttgttcgatttaaaagagaagttttttttaaaatttttttaatgtaaaatatGTAATTACTTGATGAGGTTTTTAGTAGGATAAGAAAGGTAATTatggaattaaatattttggtgtactATAAGCTAATTACCCTAAGGGTCTcaaataatatagtatagatggTATATATTACTGATCATATGCACGCGTTGCACACTTATATAATCgtttttatgtttaatattttttagtggaaattttttatttttattgttccTTGTTTTATGATAACTctcggtttcttttgttttttccttaatatttttttcaaattattcaggatagttatctaaaaatatttatttaattaattataaaaatttgtaACCAGTTTAATTTCATTTTTGTTGGATAAGTTATCAGGTAAATAATTAGTAAATTGATTAAAAATAATGGTGATAATTGTAATTTTGAATTGGCcttatcaaaataattattctaagatatttttctttataatatattatgagtaggtctttcgtaagacgatctcacgaatctttatctgtgagacgagtcaaccctaccgatactcacaataaaaagtaatactcttaccataaaaaataatattttatcatggatgaccaaaataagagatctgtctcacaaaatatgacctgtgagatcgtttcacacaagtttttgccatatattattgattattaaagtAAAATCAAACGAGAATATGGGAACGGGAACATTAATATCTTGAGCAATCTCTATTTAATTGAGAAGAAgtattattatatcatattataaaAAGAATTGTAACTTAGAGtaaatatgaaaacaataagTTTGCCAACTAGGGGGGCAGATCCTCCCCCGCCCATGCCGGAGAATACGCAACCATCCGGCTGCCTCGCGGCTCAATACTTCAAACTATGCTCCACAAGAAAAGCATCAAAACCCCGAAAACAATAAAGAAAAAGCACAAAACTTTATTTTACAAAATCTAATCTTGATTGACTGATCTTTGATAAATCCACAATAGTATATGCCACAT
This window of the Primulina tabacum isolate GXHZ01 chromosome 4, ASM2559414v2, whole genome shotgun sequence genome carries:
- the LOC142543437 gene encoding type IV inositol polyphosphate 5-phosphatase 7 isoform X2, with product MKDENTKKSKLSWSRKLIRKWFNIKCKNEDYEADGAVHGENSTKNIERSFSRSRSRSRRGRGYLDHPQIINIQNYSVFASTWNVAGKSPPSNMNLDDWLHSAPPADIYVLGFQEIVPLNASNILVAEDNGPAKKWLALIKRTLNNAPGACGGNVCYTPSPIPDPVAEWNADFEGSTRHKASTFFPRRSFQTPQGWRMENDMSTPQPRLDRRFSVCDRVIFGHRTSDFEPSTRWGYRPSDSSSSQRPSDYSSGHRPSDYSSSRRPSDYSWGQRTSDFSRWGSDEDYLPGESPSTVLHSPMSYSTYAQGEDPYTMPGHARYCLAVSKQMVGVFLTVWVRNELREHVRNIKVSCVGRGLMGYLGNKGSISVSMLLHQTSLCFVCSHLTSGQKEGDELRRNADVVEILRKTRFPRVNGINEEKSPETILEHDRIIWIGDLNYRIALPYRSAKALVEMQNWRALLEKDQLRIEQRRGRVFDGWREGKIYFPPTYKYSHNSDRYAGDDMHPKEKRRTPAWCDRILWYGTGLQQLSYVRGESRFSDHRPVSSVFCAEVESVPNRLRKSMSYSSSRIEAEQLFPYSHGYTELCFF
- the LOC142543437 gene encoding type IV inositol polyphosphate 5-phosphatase 7 isoform X1, giving the protein MKDENTKKSKLSWSRKLIRKWFNIKCKNEDYEADGAVHGGGDAESRNSFSEREPSSIKKTRTENSTKNIERSFSRSRSRSRRGRGYLDHPQIINIQNYSVFASTWNVAGKSPPSNMNLDDWLHSAPPADIYVLGFQEIVPLNASNILVAEDNGPAKKWLALIKRTLNNAPGACGGNVCYTPSPIPDPVAEWNADFEGSTRHKASTFFPRRSFQTPQGWRMENDMSTPQPRLDRRFSVCDRVIFGHRTSDFEPSTRWGYRPSDSSSSQRPSDYSSGHRPSDYSSSRRPSDYSWGQRTSDFSRWGSDEDYLPGESPSTVLHSPMSYSTYAQGEDPYTMPGHARYCLAVSKQMVGVFLTVWVRNELREHVRNIKVSCVGRGLMGYLGNKGSISVSMLLHQTSLCFVCSHLTSGQKEGDELRRNADVVEILRKTRFPRVNGINEEKSPETILEHDRIIWIGDLNYRIALPYRSAKALVEMQNWRALLEKDQLRIEQRRGRVFDGWREGKIYFPPTYKYSHNSDRYAGDDMHPKEKRRTPAWCDRILWYGTGLQQLSYVRGESRFSDHRPVSSVFCAEVESVPNRLRKSMSYSSSRIEAEQLFPYSHGYTELCFF